Within Amycolatopsis sp. FDAARGOS 1241, the genomic segment CCCATTGTGACCGAGAACGCTCCGCAGCAGAAAACCGACCTTCCGGGTGCCTGGGACCCGGCCGGCGAAGAAGCACCCCTGTACGACCGCTGGGTAGCGGCCGGGTACTTCACGGCCGACGCCGCGTCGGACAAGCCGCCGTTCTCGATCGTACTGCCGCCGCCGAACGTCACCGGCAGCCTGCACATGGGCCATGCCCTCAACCACACCCTGATGGACGCCATGAGCCGCCGGCGCCGGATGCAGGGTTACGAGGTGCTGTGGCTACCGGGCATGGACCACGCGGGCATCGCGACCCAGAACGTCGTCGAGCGCCAGCTCGCCGGCGAAGGTCTCTCGCGCCACGATCTGGGCCGCGAGAAGTTCGTGGAGCGCGTCTGGGAGTGGAAGGCCGAGTACGGCGGCAAGATCCTCGGCCAGATGAAGCGCCTCGGCGACAGCGTCGACTGGACGCGCGAGCGCTTCACCATGGACGAGAACTTGTCCAAGGCCGTCCACACGGTGTTCAAGAACTTCTACGACGCGGGCCTGATCTACCGCGCCGAGCGCATCATCAACTGGTGCCCGCGCTGCCAGACGGCGCTGTCCGACATCGAGGTCGACCACAGCGACGACGACGGCGAACTCGTGTCGATCCGCTACGGCGAGGGTGACAACTCCATCGTCGTGGCCACGACCCGCGCCGAGACGATGCTGGGTGACACCGGCGTGGCCGTGCACCCGGACGACGAGCGCTACGCGCACCTCGTCGGCACCGAGGTCGAGCTGCCGCTCACCGGCCGCAAGATCCCGATCGTCGCCGACAAGCACGTCGACCCCGAGTTCGGCACCGGTGCGGTGAAGGTGACTCCGGCGCACGACCCGAACGACTTCGAGATCGGCCGCCGCCACGACCTGCCGATGATGACGATCATGAACGAGCGCGCCGAGATCACCGCGCACGGCCCGTTCGAGGGGCTCGACCGGTTCGAAGCCCGCCCGGCGATCGTCGCGGCGTTGCGCGAGCAGGGCCGGATCGTGGCCGAGAAGCGCCCGTACGTGCACGCCGTCGGCCACTGCTCGCGCTGCGACACCGTGGTCGAGCCACGGCTGTCGCTGCAGTGGTGGGTGAAGGTCGAGGAGCTGGCCAAGGCCGCGGGCGACGCGGTGCGCGACGGCCGCACGAAGATCCACCCGGCCGAGCTCGAGAAGCGCTACTTCGACTGGGTCGACAACATGCACGACTGGACGATCTCGCGCCAGCTGTGGTGGGGCCACCGGATCCCGGTCTGGTACGGCCCCGGCGGCGAGGTCGTCTGCGTCGGCCCCGACGAGCAGCCGCCGTCGGGCGAGGGCTGGACGCAGGACCCCGACGTGCTCGACACGTGGTTCTCCTCGGGCCTGTGGCCGATGTCGACGATGGGCTGGCCGGACGACACGGCCGACCTGGCGAAGTTCTACCCGACCAGCGTGCTGTCCACCGGCTACGACATCCTGTTCTTCTGGGTCGTGCGGATGATGATGTTCGGCGTCGAGGAAATGGCCGGCAAGCAGCCGTTCGACCACGTCTACCTGCACGGCCTGATCCGCGACGCGAACGGCAAGAAGATGTCGAAGTCGCGCGGCAACGTGCTTGACCCGCTCGAGTGGATGGACGCCTACGGCGCCGACGCCACCCGCTTCACCCTCGCCCGCGGCGCGAACCCGGGCGCGGACATGGCGCTGGCCGACGAATGGGCCGCGGGCTCGCGCAACTTCTGCACGAAGCTGTGGAACGCCAGCAAGTTCGCGATGATGAACGGCGCCGACGCCTCCGGTGAGCTGCCGGCCGCCGGTGAGCTGACCGAGGCCGACCGCTGGATCCTGGGCAGGCTCTCCGCGCTGGTGTCCGAAGTGGACGGCCTCTTCGAGGACTTCCAGTTCGCCAAGGTCGCGGGCGCGCTCTACCAGTTCACCTGGAACGAGCTGTGCGACTGGTACCTGGAGCTCGCGAAGGTCCAGCTGTACCAGGGCGACGAGGCGGGGGTCGCGTCGACGAGGAAGGTGCTGGGCCACGTGCTCGACGCGGTGCTGCGGCTGCTGCACCCGTTCATCCCGTTCATCACCGAGAAGCTGTGGACCGCGCTGACCGGCGGCGAATCGCTCGTGATCGCCGCGTGGCCCACCGCGCCGGCCGGGTATGCCGACGCGGTGGCCGACGCGCGGATCGCCGACGTGCAGAAGCTCGTCACCGAGATCCGCCGCTTCAGGGCCGACCAGGGGCTCAAGCCGGGCCAGAAGGTCGCCACGCGGCTCGCCGGCGCGGGCTTCGAGACGGTGGCCGGCCACGAGGACGCGATCCGCTCGCTCGTCCGCCTCACCGACGTGACGCCGGAGTTCGCGGCAAGCGCGTCGCTGGAGGTCGCACTGACGGGCGGCGTCGTGACGGTCGAGCTCGACCTGTCGGGCACGGTCGACGTCGCGGCTGAGCGCAAGCGGCTGCAGAAGGACCTGGGCGTGGCCCAGAAGGAGCTCTCGCAGACCGAAGCCAAGCTGGCCAACGAATCCTTCATCGCCAAGGCGCCCGAGCAGGTCATCGAGAAGATCAAGACCCGCCGCGCGACCGCCGCGGCCGACCTCGAGCGGATCGAGGCGCGACTGGCCGCCCTGCCGGCTTCCTGACGGCTCACCGCGAAGGTCCCCTGTGGTCTTGCCGGCCACAGGGGACCTTTCGTCGGTGGCAGTCCCTTCGAGTGGCTCCGCCGGGCGCGCCGAGGCAGTGGGTCGCTCCCGGGAGCCGGCGACGACGCTTGGCCCGGCCTCAGTCGCCCTTCGCAGCGTGGGCCTTCGATCGTCGGCAGCTGCCCAGCGTCACGCCGACGATGACGACTGCTGCGCCGAGCACCTCGAGGAGGTCGAGGTGCTCGCCCGCCAGCAGCACTGCCCAGCCGAGCCCGGCGACCGGGACGATGGTGAGCAGGGTGACCGCGACGCTCGGTTCGAGTCGGCGAAGGCCGAAGTTGTACAACAGGAACGCCGCCACCGAGCACAGCGCCGCGAGGAAGCCGATCCGCACCAGGTTTCCTGCGGACGGCACGCTCCACCGATCGGCTTCGAACAGCGAGAGCAGCACGAAACCGCCCGCGCCCGCCGGCGTCTGGTAGTAGGTGATCACCACGGGCGAGGCGTCCGAGCCGTCCCGCCCGGCGACGAGGTTGTACAGCGCCCAGACGACGCCACCCGCGATGAGGACCAGATCGCCCTGCAGGTGGTGCGCGCCGCCGGTGCCGGTCTGCCCGTGCACGACGAGCCACACCCCGCCCGCGGCCAGTAGCATCCCAGCCAACCGGAGGCCGGAGAACCTGCTGCGGCGGAAGGGAATTTCCAGCACCAGCGTGAGATCGGGTAGAACGCCACGATCAAGGTCGCGTCGGAAGCGGTGGCCCAGCCGACCCCGACGTTCTCCAGCGCGAAGTACGCCGTGATCCCGAGAAGGCCCGCGCAGCCGATGAACAGCCGTTGGCGCGGTGCAGGCAGTCGTTTCTCGCGCCGGCTGTGCACGGTCAGGCCCAGCAGCACCGCGGCGACGACGAAACGCAGGGCGCCGACCGTCATCGGCGGGATCTCGGCGAGCGTCACCTTCGTGACGGCGAACGAGCTGCTCCAGATCAGCGCGGCGGCCAGGACGGCTGCCACCGAAAGACCGCGACCACGCCGCTCGGGACTGCTTTCCGAGGTTGTCGGGCCGGGCTCGGTCGGGTTGGCAACGGACAAGAAGGCTCTCCAGAGATTTCCACAAGCACGGTCGAAGGTTCGGTTCACCGTAGATATCGACGGAACGAACGCGGCCAGTGTCGAGCTAAATTCGGCCGACTAAAGCTAAATGTCGAATAGTGCTCAACGTAGCGGGGGAAGAGGTCGCGATGGACGAACTTGATTCGGCACTGGTGACTCTGCTTCAGGAAGAGGCCAAGCTGACCAACAAGGAGCTCGCGCGACGCCTGCACATCGCGCAGTCCACCTGTCTCGAGCGGGTGCGGGAACTGACTCGGCGGGGGATCGTCGCGGCCACCACGCCGACATCGACCTGAAGAAGATCGGCCGGCCGGTGCAGGCGATGGTCGCGGTGCGGCTGCGCCCGCCGGACCGAGCCGTGATCGAGTCCTTCCGGACCTTCGCGGCGAGCCTGCCCGAAGTGCTTTCCATCTTCCTCATGTCCGGCAGCGACGACTTCCTGTTGCACATCGCGGTCGCCGACAACGATCACCTGAGTGGTTTCGTCCTCGACCGGCTCACCCAGCGCAAGGAGATCGTGGACGTCCGGACATCGGTCATCTTCAGCCACTTCCGCCGCCCGGTCGTGACGCCGCTCGCGCCCGGCGACCGATCGTGAGGCGGTGGTCAGGCCGGCGTTCGACCGGCTTCGATCAACGCCAGGACCTCCGGCCGCAGCCGGCGGTCGGCCGCCGTCGCGAGTCGTGTGGGCATCACCGGGGCCGGGTTGTGCAGCGGGCGGAAGCCGACGCCGGACACGGGCAGCAGGTTCGCGTGCGCGCGGTAGAACACCGTCCAGTGTGGACGGCCAAGGCCGAGTGTGCCGAGGGTGTGCTGTGCGTTCGTGAACTCCTTGCCCAGCACCGGTTCGAAGCCCGCGGCGCGGCAGCAGGCCGGCACGAGGTCGTGCAGCGTGCGGTTGCGCTCCGGTGAGCTCAGCCGCACCGGCAGCGCGGCCAGGTCGGCGAAGTCGACCACGTCGCGCTCGGCCAGCAGATGGGTGGCGGGCAGCGCCACGACCACCTCGTCCGTCCACAACGGAGTGAGATCGAGCCCGCCGGACGGCCAGTCGCCGCGGACGAAGGTGGCGTCGAGTTCCCCGTCGCGGACCGGCCGCAGCCGCGTGGCGGTGGGGGCGTGCGTGAGTTCGAGCGGGGCGTCCGGGGCGAGCCGCGTGAACGCCGCGAGGAATCCGTCCAGCCGGTCGCCGACCCCGTCGCTCGTCCCGAGGCGGACCAGGTGCGCGCGCTCGGCGCGGAACCCGGTCACGGCGTCGGCCATTGCGTTCGGCGGCCGCGAGCACCGCCCGGGCGTGCGGCAGGAACCGCTCGCCCGCCTCCCTCAGCGCCACGCTCCGGGTCGTCCGCTCGAACAGCGCGGTCCCCAGCTCCCGCTCCAGCCGCCGCACCTGCTGGCTCACGGCCGGCTGCACGATGTGGAGCCGCTCGGCCGCGCGCCCGAAGTGCAGCTCCTCGGCCACCACTACGAAGTACCTCAGCTGGCGCAGCTCCATACCCGCCCCCCTTTCATCGGCGATCGTGATGAGTCGACGAGCGCGCTGCTCATTGGCCGGTTCTCGCGATCGCGGTTGGCCCGACGAAAGCCCAGACGGAGGAGATTCGATGGCATTCGCCGAAGTGCGCAACACCCGCCTCTACTACGAGGACGAAGGGGAGGGCCCGGCTGTCCTGCCGGTGCACGGCTGGGGTTCGAGCGGGCGAGTCTGGCAGACCCAGCTACCGGACCTGGTGCGCGACCACCGCGTGGTCACGCTCGACTGGCGCGGGTGCGGCCGCTCGGACCGCCCCGCGCCGGGCAACACGATCGCCGGCGACGCGGCCGATCTCGCCGAGGTGCTCACGTCGCTGGAGCTGGACCGGCCGGTCGTGGCCGGCTCGTCGATCGGGGCGGTGTTCGCCACCGAGCTCGGGCTCGCGCGGCCCGAGCTCGTCGGCGGGGTCGTCGCGGTGGACGGCCCGGGCTACTGGCCGTCGGTGACCATGCGGGACGAGCACGAGGAGATCCGCGCGGCGCCGGCCACCGACCGGCCCGGCGTGATCGCGGGCTGCGTCCCCACCTGGTACGCGCCCGGTCCAGTGCCGCGGTCGCCGACTGGACCGCGCGGCGGATCATCGACGCGAGCGCCTGGATCGACGCGCTGATGGCGGAGTCGGTGCGCTGGGATCCGCGCCCGCGGCTGCCCGAGCTGGCGGCGCCGATCGCCTACGGGCACGGTGAGCTCGACGCCCAGGTGCCGCTCGAGGTACCGCGCACCTGCGCGGCAGTGACGCCCGGCGCTCGCGTGCACGTCATCGCGGTTGCGGGCACATGCCGCAACAGGAAGGTCCCGTCGCCTTCACCGCTGTGCTGCGTGAGGTGCTGGCCGAGCTGCGCGTCGCCGCCTGAGGCGGGCCGGGCCGGCACTCGACTGGGGGTGGGGGCCGGCCCGGTCCTGGCTGCTGATTTTCATCTCAGTTATCGAGTTTCGTAAGTCAATTATCTGAGTTGACACTCGAGTGGTGCGGCTGCGAGACTCTGCCGTGCCGGGAGAGGGGCGTCCACGAGCGACGGGGGCGGCGGATCGTCACGCCGCCCCCGCTCGTTCGCGGTCAGTTTTCGAGCTGCCGGTAGACGATCCCGGCCAGACCGGCCATGCCTGCGGGCAACGGGTGGTACGCGGCGGCCGCGAGCAGCTTGGTGTCCTTGCCGTTGATCCAGGCCGAGCCGCCGGGGGCGCAGGCGTCGTGGCCGGCCGACGGCGTGAACGTGTCCACATAGGACGCGTGACCGTCGGCTTCGACGGCGTTTTCGATGGCCGCGTTGAGGGCTTCTTCGACGCTGGTGAGCCAGGTGTAGTCACCGTCGGCCAAGGGGAGCACGTCGGGGCAGTAGCCGGACGCGGGCGCGATGCGCGGGTAGCCGATCGCGAGCACCTTCGCCTGCGGCGAGCGGGCGTGGATGCCGGCCAGCACGGTTTCGACGCTCTGCTGCGTGGTCGCCAGCGCGGCCTTGATGGAGTCGACGCCGTCCGTTGTGAAGTGGCGCTGGCACGGGTTGCCGCTCGGGTCCTGGCCGCGCAGAGCCGGGCACGTGCCGACGATCGTGCCGAACACGCTGGAGTCGTTGCCGCCGATGCCGAGCGTCACGAGGTCCGTGTCGAGGCGCAACGCGGAGAACTGCGGCGGGTTCACGCCCAGCGGCACGCTCTGCGTCTGCGTCATGTTCGACGTGCCGGCGCCGGAGCAGCTGATGTCCGTGAAGCTGCCGACGTGCAGGGCGGCGGCCAGGATCGACGGGTAGTTCGCCGTCGAGCGCGCGCAGCCCAGCGGGTCGAGCCGCTGCGCGGGGATCAACGGCCCTGCGGTGTAGGAGTCCCCGAGCGCGACGTAGTGGCGGTAGTCCTGCCGCGGCGCCGCGTTCGCCGTGCTCGCTGTTGCCAGTGCCAGGACGACCACCGCGAGTGCGGCGAACAGCTTGCGCATCGAAGACCCCGTTTCCCCAACCGAATTCACGGACTCTTCTCACGGTCTAGCCAGTCGTGCACCAGGTTGCCTGCCGCCAACCGGGTGGACGGCTCGCGGATTCACCCGCCAGTGGTGTGATCGGGGCGCGGCAAGGGCTTCCGGTAGGTCAAGAGGTACCGCCAGAAGGGCAGAACGTTGATCGTGCTGCCGGGCAGCAGCTCCGCCGCTCGCCCATCTTCGGGAACTCGATCTTCAGCGGCGCTTCCGGCAGCGGATCCGTTCCGCCGTTGAGCCACTCGCCCGCCGCCACGACACCCCGCGCCACGAGGTTCACCGGCACCGAAGCCAAGTCCACGGTGAAATCGGCCGGCCTACTCGGCCGCGCCAGGCCGAGGACCGCGAGCACTCCGCCGGGGGTCAGCGCGTCGCGCAGTTTCCCGACCGTCTCGAACGGCACGTGGTGCAGGGAAGCGAGGCAGGAGATGAAGCCGTAGACGTTCTCCTCGAGAGCGGCCTCCGCGATGTCCCGGTGCCGGGCGGTGACCTTCCCGGGCCCGGGCGACCCCAGCGCGTCGGTCACGCGCACCATGTCGCCGTCGACGTCCACGGCGTCCACATCGAGCCCCCGGGCCGCCAGCTTGCGCGCGAACCGCCCCTGCCCGCACCCGACGTCCAGCGCGCACACCGCGCCGGGCGGGACCAGACCGAGCAGCCGGGGTGGTAGCGGTGGTTGTGGTTGAAGGCCACGTCCCGACCCTGCCAACAGACTCCCGTTCGGCGCCGAACCCGCAGGTCACGACGACGTCAGTACGCTCGCACTCGTGGAGCTGCTCCCGTTCGACGAGTACGCGCGCTCACTCGACCGGAAACGCGTCGCGGCCGGCACGGTGATCCACGACGAAGCCGACCGGGTCCTGGTGGTCGAGCCGACATACCAGGACACGGGGGAGATCCCGGGCGCCTGCGAGGCCGGCCCACGCCGTGGCGGGCCGCGCGCCGTGACCGGGCCGAGGAACTCGGGCTCGACCGGCTGCCGGGGCCGCTGCTCGTGGTCGACGACGTCCCCGCGCGCGGTCCGATGCCGGAGGCCCTGGCGTTCG encodes:
- a CDS encoding alpha/beta fold hydrolase, whose protein sequence is MAFAEVRNTRLYYEDEGEGPAVLPVHGWGSSGRVWQTQLPDLVRDHRVVTLDWRGCGRSDRPAPGNTIAGDAADLAEVLTSLELDRPVVAGSSIGAVFATELGLARPELVGGVVAVDGPGYWPSVTMRDEHEEIRAAPATDRPGVIAGCVPTWYAPGPVPRSPTGPRGGSSTRAPGSTR
- a CDS encoding SGNH/GDSL hydrolase family protein produces the protein MRKLFAALAVVVLALATASTANAAPRQDYRHYVALGDSYTAGPLIPAQRLDPLGCARSTANYPSILAAALHVGSFTDISCSGAGTSNMTQTQSVPLGVNPPQFSALRLDTDLVTLGIGGNDSSVFGTIVGTCPALRGQDPSGNPCQRHFTTDGVDSIKAALATTQQSVETVLAGIHARSPQAKVLAIGYPRIAPASGYCPDVLPLADGDYTWLTSVEEALNAAIENAVEADGHASYVDTFTPSAGHDACAPGGSAWINGKDTKLLAAAAYHPLPAGMAGLAGIVYRQLEN
- a CDS encoding DMT family transporter, coding for MLLAAGGVWLVVHGQTGTGGAHHLQGDLVLIAGGVVWALYNLVAGRDGSDASPVVITYYQTPAGAGGFVLLSLFEADRWSVPSAGNLVRIGFLAALCSVAAFLLYNFGLRRLEPSVAVTLLTIVPVAGLGWAVLLAGEHLDLLEVLGAAVVIVGVTLGSCRRSKAHAAKGD
- a CDS encoding Lrp/AsnC ligand binding domain-containing protein translates to MVAVRLRPPDRAVIESFRTFAASLPEVLSIFLMSGSDDFLLHIAVADNDHLSGFVLDRLTQRKEIVDVRTSVIFSHFRRPVVTPLAPGDRS
- a CDS encoding LysR family substrate-binding domain-containing protein; the protein is MADAVTGFRAERAHLVRLGTSDGVGDRLDGFLAAFTRLAPDAPLELTHAPTATRLRPVRDGELDATFVRGDWPSGGLDLTPLWTDEVVVALPATHLLAERDVVDFADLAALPVRLSSPERNRTLHDLVPACCRAAGFEPVLGKEFTNAQHTLGTLGLGRPHWTVFYRAHANLLPVSGVGFRPLHNPAPVMPTRLATAADRRLRPEVLALIEAGRTPA
- a CDS encoding valine--tRNA ligase, yielding MTENAPQQKTDLPGAWDPAGEEAPLYDRWVAAGYFTADAASDKPPFSIVLPPPNVTGSLHMGHALNHTLMDAMSRRRRMQGYEVLWLPGMDHAGIATQNVVERQLAGEGLSRHDLGREKFVERVWEWKAEYGGKILGQMKRLGDSVDWTRERFTMDENLSKAVHTVFKNFYDAGLIYRAERIINWCPRCQTALSDIEVDHSDDDGELVSIRYGEGDNSIVVATTRAETMLGDTGVAVHPDDERYAHLVGTEVELPLTGRKIPIVADKHVDPEFGTGAVKVTPAHDPNDFEIGRRHDLPMMTIMNERAEITAHGPFEGLDRFEARPAIVAALREQGRIVAEKRPYVHAVGHCSRCDTVVEPRLSLQWWVKVEELAKAAGDAVRDGRTKIHPAELEKRYFDWVDNMHDWTISRQLWWGHRIPVWYGPGGEVVCVGPDEQPPSGEGWTQDPDVLDTWFSSGLWPMSTMGWPDDTADLAKFYPTSVLSTGYDILFFWVVRMMMFGVEEMAGKQPFDHVYLHGLIRDANGKKMSKSRGNVLDPLEWMDAYGADATRFTLARGANPGADMALADEWAAGSRNFCTKLWNASKFAMMNGADASGELPAAGELTEADRWILGRLSALVSEVDGLFEDFQFAKVAGALYQFTWNELCDWYLELAKVQLYQGDEAGVASTRKVLGHVLDAVLRLLHPFIPFITEKLWTALTGGESLVIAAWPTAPAGYADAVADARIADVQKLVTEIRRFRADQGLKPGQKVATRLAGAGFETVAGHEDAIRSLVRLTDVTPEFAASASLEVALTGGVVTVELDLSGTVDVAAERKRLQKDLGVAQKELSQTEAKLANESFIAKAPEQVIEKIKTRRATAAADLERIEARLAALPAS
- a CDS encoding Lrp/AsnC family transcriptional regulator, with amino-acid sequence MDELDSALVTLLQEEAKLTNKELARRLHIAQSTCLERVRELTRRGIVAATTPTST